A window of Cyclopterus lumpus isolate fCycLum1 chromosome 10, fCycLum1.pri, whole genome shotgun sequence genomic DNA:
ACTAGTcaactaaagaaaacaaacttagCATTGGAAAACTTTTTATTAGTCATGAATATTTTTTCACTGTAGGGATCCAAACTCAGTATGAAACCTGAAAGTCAAGATAAGATGAACATTAGTACTAGTTACACATACTAGTCATCATTTGTGCAAATACATTGTCAACATACCTTGACCTGATTGTGGCCGCCAGCTTGGCGGTTAGCTTGGCGGTTAGCTGGCTGCCtgaagcctccatgggaagaagctgGTCTACCAGCCTGTCCATAACCAGCCATCACAGGATTGGGATCCTTGACGCTCTGGGGGGCTGCAAAGTCACCAGTGTCGGGCTTCATCTGCTGCTGAGGACCGGGTTGGCCGTCTCTCACATAGTGAACATCTTCCCAGTAGTCTCTGCCCTGCTCATAGCTGTTGCTGGCGTGACTGACGGTGCCTGGAGGATACTGGCCGGTCATGAACATGAAGTCAAAGTAAGGGTACGGGCCAGAGAACGGGTAGGGGCCGGGGAACGGGTAGGGGCCCCAGCTTTCACCGATGTTGCCGTGTTGCTGAGGTTGACTAGTAAAGCTTTGGCCAGCATACTCTTGCTCATGAAATGGTGGAGGAGACAGCCTGCCTTGTTCCTCGGTCTCCCTCTCGTTGTCACCATGCTCAAAGCTTTTCTCAAAATGGGACAACTCTCCCGCCTGGTACATTGGTCCCGTTGGAAAAAATGGATCCAGTTCCTCATATAAACTGGAGACAGCTGGAGAGCCAGACGACATTTCCTCACCTCGAGAGAGGCTGTGAGGAGCCCAGTTCATGTCTGAGAATAGGAAGAGAGACCAGTATGAAACTCACATATGTTCAAGACATGGGTCAAGCCAAGAGTTGCTAGCGATTATGGCCGTATACCTTTAACAAAGTTACCAAACTGTAGAGACACAGAACAATAAGCATTGGATGGTCACCTTGAGTGCCAGGTTGAAAAGCAGCTTCTGGTTGTGCGGCACTGGCAGGGTTACTCCTCACAACAGGTTCTCTGTATCCTGAGAACACCGGTCCAGAAGAGCTGGAGACAGCAGATGGTGCTGGTCTTTGACCAGTGGGCTGAGGGACACTGGGCCCCGGCTGTGGTCGAGCATGATAAGATGGTGTGGGGAGCCCTGTAGAAGGAGCTCTTTTAGGCATAACCACTTCAGATGAAAACTGGCCAGAAGGAGCTCCCTGGTACGAGTCCAAAGTAGGAGCAGCGTTTGGGTAACCGCTGCCATAAGCACCAGGATTAGAGCCTGGGtacaagaaaacacaatttaaatcagAAGTGAAATAACAGAAACATGTTTACCTATAGTGGATGATACTTTACCTTTCTTATAAGGAAAGCAGCAAATGTCCACAATCAGCAGAGCAAAGAGAGACACcctgaaaacataaaaagataATATCAACAAGTGTTTCCCAGTAAACAGTCCAAACTTCACCAACCTCCAGCTACTTACCCTGAGACAAACCGTGCAGTCATCATGTTGAAGGACAATGCATGAAAAGCTGTCAATGGTGGAGGGTTATAAGAGTAACCAGAGATCAgaactgaccaatcagagcttaACGAGTTAACGACATACAGCCTCAGCAATCAAGCCTCAGCAATTACAAACACAAGCCAATATTGACATCTCAGAAACAACGTGTGCACATGATCCATTTAAGTATTAATAGTTTGATATAAGGAAACATGACACATCAGACTCCAATCTATTTGTTTCTGATGTATGTATTTAGATTGACATTTCGGTAAATTATGTTCTATTTAGAACACAAGACAATTCAAATGTTTAGCAGTCTAATGGGGATTGTCTATTGTAGATACAGACAAACTATAAGAAGTTGGCACCAACATGGTCACTTTTTAACTCTGGCAACTCTTCCACTCAAGTAAAACATGCTTTAGTTGACTTCATTTTTGATTACCACCAGCCAACTTCAGCCAGACTCCAACATCGGTAGAAGCTGACCCGTACCCGTTCCCCAGCCCCTACCCGTACTCTGGCCCGTACCCTTACTTCGACTTCATGTTCCTGACCGGCCAGTATCCTCCAGGCACAGCCAGTCATGCCAGCAGCAGCTACGAGCAGGGCAGAGACTACTGGGAAGATGTTCACTATGTGAGAGACGATGCTCCCACAACCCTGGAAAAAGAAATCCAAACATCTCTATACAATGTGGCTCAGAGCAGGCAACATTAATACATTGTATGTGAAAGTTTCTTTAACATTacctctgtcttcatctttgcaTTTTGGGTCTTTTTATCTTACAGACAAAATATTGTGCTTCAATGGAGAAACTCTGATGCACCAACTGAATCAAGAATACCCTCTCATGGCCATAGAAAATAATGTAACTGAAGGCCCCCTCTaggcattcatttaaaaaataatatatagtcATTCTTTACAGACTACTTGGAAAATAAGTCCTGCAAATGTAGTTAATGCACACCACAATAATTACCTACATCCattatgttttgtgtatttaactaaatatcttttgtttcactttttgtGTCCTTATCATGGAAAAAATGTCACAATCGGCTCTACTGTGTGATACTAATTTAAAGTTTCcggttttactttgaaaatctcacatttctttcatttcagaCAACTTCCCTTTCTGCCCTTATGTGTTTCCTCGGTCTGCAGAGTCCTGATGAGTTTCGTTTGTCCCTCGTTATCACCCTCTTTTCCTTGTGTACTTGGTTGCTGTGCCCTTGTCTtttgtcagtttgtctttgTTGCAGCTTGAAGATATTCTTAGCGGGTTTGCTTACCTTGTTACTGCTTGTCTGTAAATCTCTTGTGTTAAAGAGTCTTCATTGAATCTCTCTGCTTCAGAGTCTGACTGACAGCGGCTGCTGTGAAACACTTGAGAGCAGGAGTGGAAGTATCTAAAATCAGTGAACTGAAGTTTAATActgaaaatttaaaaaatgtaattatataacTGGTTGTAATTTATGAGAGTAGTCATATGGAGTATTGTACATCTGCTAATTTCAAAGCACCCAGCTGCTACAGCGAATTACTTGATGCATTTGAATTATTATCCCTTACTCTTACAACTTACCATAGCAGCGAAGCCAGTTATAGTAATAGTAGTCTTTGTATTTGACAATTAATTATATGATATATTGTAGTTGGAGAAGTTTGAAACATTTCTATTTGTGGTAGACAAATAAGGGTATTTAGTGCTGGAGAGCTTAAACACAACAATTCAGGAAGTTACATACACTGAAACAAACCCATCTCACAAGGCATTACAATGAAGTGCTCATATGGTGGCGCCAACAGACTGAACAGCCCAAGTGTAGTCTTCTATTCACATACTGAATTCAATCATGTATTTCAGCCTAGAtcaggggtctcaaactcaatttacCTGGGGGCCGCTGGAGGTAGAGTCTTGGTGAGGCTGGGCCGCatcaagtattaaaaaaaaaagtacaactgatccaatcttcattaataacaattcagaacatgaacggttcttcagaacatgaacggttcttcagaacataggTGCATGTGAGAAAAACCCGAGAGCTGCACTCACActaaactttgatgtcaagtagGGGGCCACACAATATCGTCCCGGGGGCCGCAATTGGCCCGCTGGCCGCGAGTTTGAGACCCCCGGCCTAGATCCTATTAATTGATTGTGTTTCTATTGCTTATCAGACTTTGTGAGGTGGCACTGCTGCAGCCTTTTAATTCATTCAGGAATACTCTGAAGACAAATTGTTTATGAGAAGTAAATGAGATAAATAGGCCCACCACCACACATTGGATTATTGTAGTTATACTGTATGTAACTTATAACTGTAATTCATTATAAGACCAATCAAAATGTACATAAACCAATCAATTATAATTGTGTAATTTAGtattttcagcagcagatgaaatAAAGGGGCATTTGGACCTGGAGGAAGCATTGAGAGAGAAGCAGCGATACAAGCAGACTCTGTTCATTCACATATACTGCCATACTATTTATTATGCCTCAGTACATAGCATGTCAAATGCAGTATGAGAGCTTGGCCACCCTTTAAATGAACTGTAGCTGAATTATGTGTAATCCCTCTGTTTGTATTCATGTGGAGGTATCTGATCCTtcagttaaaataaaacaaatgtgggGACCTGTAAAAGGATGACAGGCCATATATGTTTGATAAAccatttatttcatgtttcactTGTGACATAATCAACTTTAGTATTTCAACAACATAGTTACAAGTGCTTTACAATACGACAAATCCAAACAACataaaaaccaaaacacataCAACGGAGttaaaacaataagaaacaaaGTCTTGGCTCCCCTTTTGTGTTTAACTCTTAAAACAACAATTTAATGACATCGAACTGACTCTTATTGACAATGGTTTAGTCGTCTTCTGGGGTTGAAATGTGCTTCTATTGAACTCAACAAGGTCATCATTCCAGCTCTGGCTCCACCTTGTCAGAATTATTTAGTCTGCTAGTGGATTTAACAGGTTAATTTAATGAAACTGGTCCAAGCAATGTCACGTACTCAGCTCTGACTCTTGTTTTATAAAGACATGCTCAAATATATTAATAGAGAAAATGGGGCAAAGTAAGAAACAGTAATTTCTCTTCTTCCAGTGTGACCAAAAGGCATGACTCTACAAAACATGTACTTACTGCAAACTATTCTGTCAATATATTTAAAGTGCAAGTCCAGTTAGTGGAGGTGAGTAAAGTCACTGCGTACAACCATTTTgttattgtaatatttaaatgttttggttaTATTGTGTTGACTGTAATAGACAGTTCTCCATGCTGCACTAATTCTTATGACATTAGATTCAAGTGAAATATGCTATAGTCAAATGGAAACGCTACACTGAGATGTTAACTATCGGGTATCTTGAATTGTTGCCAACTGATTAATTTAGACATTGTATTCCTG
This region includes:
- the LOC117737750 gene encoding translation initiation factor IF-2-like codes for the protein MMTARFVSGVSLFALLIVDICCFPYKKGSNPGAYGSGYPNAAPTLDSYQGAPSGQFSSEVVMPKRAPSTGLPTPSYHARPQPGPSVPQPTGQRPAPSAVSSSSGPVFSGYREPVVRSNPASAAQPEAAFQPGTQDMNWAPHSLSRGEEMSSGSPAVSSLYEELDPFFPTGPMYQAGELSHFEKSFEHGDNERETEEQGRLSPPPFHEQEYAGQSFTSQPQQHGNIGESWGPYPFPGPYPFSGPYPYFDFMFMTGQYPPGTVSHASNSYEQGRDYWEDVHYVRDGQPGPQQQMKPDTGDFAAPQSVKDPNPVMAGYGQAGRPASSHGGFRQPANRQANRQAGGHNQVKVSY